In Cellvibrio polysaccharolyticus, a genomic segment contains:
- a CDS encoding deoxynucleoside kinase, producing MEALFEDLQLDFTHVELPRYIAVEGCIGVGKTTLARNIARLFNYDMLLEQTGENPFLARFYQDPKATALPTQLFFLFQRANQLQSIRQSDMFTPVRVADFLIEKDPLFAEVTLDDDELNIYQQVYNKFAIDAPVPDLVIYLQAPLDVLAERIKQRGNPLEQNISTEYLGALNDAYTQFFHYYDAAPVLIVNARDLDLANNRDHFKQLVEYIVTVKSGRHYYNPVPVL from the coding sequence GTGGAAGCCCTATTCGAAGATTTACAACTGGATTTCACACACGTGGAGCTGCCCCGCTACATCGCGGTGGAAGGCTGCATCGGCGTTGGCAAAACCACGCTGGCTCGCAATATTGCACGCTTGTTCAATTACGACATGCTGCTGGAGCAAACCGGCGAAAACCCCTTTCTCGCCCGGTTTTATCAGGACCCGAAAGCCACGGCACTGCCAACCCAACTCTTCTTTCTGTTCCAGCGCGCCAACCAGCTGCAATCCATTCGCCAGAGCGATATGTTTACGCCGGTGCGGGTGGCCGATTTTTTAATTGAAAAAGATCCGCTGTTCGCCGAAGTGACGCTGGATGATGATGAGCTGAATATCTATCAGCAGGTCTATAACAAGTTCGCCATTGATGCGCCGGTGCCGGATCTGGTGATTTACCTGCAAGCGCCGCTGGACGTCCTGGCAGAGCGCATCAAACAACGCGGCAACCCGCTGGAACAAAATATCAGTACCGAATATCTGGGTGCACTCAACGACGCTTACACCCAGTTTTTTCATTATTACGATGCCGCACCGGTGCTGATCGTCAATGCTCGCGATCTCGACCTCGCCAACAATCGTGACCACTTCAAACAACTGGTGGAATACATTGTTACCGTGAAAAGCGGACGCCATTATTACAACCCGGTGCCGGTGCTTTAA
- the folK gene encoding 2-amino-4-hydroxy-6-hydroxymethyldihydropteridine diphosphokinase, whose translation MPVNEVRVFIGLGSNLPGELDSPQQQIISALQELDALPQTRLVKASPLYQSRAVGPEQPDYINAVAQLGTHLEPLALLDALQALEQQHRRVRLQHWGPRTLDLDLLLYGNDTIDHPRLTVPHAFLTQRAFVLYPLADLAPELVLPCGTSLLPLLDKCPTDGLQRFIE comes from the coding sequence ATGCCGGTTAACGAGGTCAGGGTATTTATCGGGCTGGGCAGTAACCTGCCCGGCGAGCTCGACAGCCCGCAACAGCAGATTATCAGCGCCTTGCAAGAGCTGGACGCGCTACCGCAAACCCGCCTGGTCAAGGCTTCGCCGCTGTACCAGAGTCGCGCCGTAGGGCCGGAGCAACCGGATTACATCAATGCGGTTGCACAACTGGGCACGCACCTTGAGCCATTGGCGCTGCTGGATGCCTTGCAAGCGCTGGAGCAACAACACCGCCGTGTGCGCCTGCAACACTGGGGGCCGCGCACGCTGGATCTGGACTTGTTACTGTACGGTAACGACACCATTGATCACCCTCGCCTGACGGTTCCTCACGCTTTTTTGACGCAGCGCGCATTTGTACTTTATCCGCTGGCAGACCTTGCCCCTGAACTGGTGTTACCCTGTGGCACCTCATTGTTACCCTTGCTGGATAAATGTCCCACTGACGGGTTACAACGTTTTATCGAATAA